TCTGCTGTATTTAAACGAACTAAAAGGAGAAGATCGATTAATAATTATACTCGACAGCGTACTTAGATCCAGCAAAACCCTAGCTAACAATAACTCTCTCCCTCTCAAACGACGTACAAGAACCAACGAGTAATAAGCAAAATATATCTGTGTGCAGGCGCGCGAGATCTCATAGCATAGATTTGCCGGCGGTCACGGCGGCTTGGCCCCTGCGCCCTCGACCGGTGCTCCGCGCGGCGATCTGGCCGGCCTTGGCACCGGGCGGAGCGTCGCGGCGGACGGTGGAGGCGTGGCCAATGTGCTGGTGGTTGCCTCCTCCGTGGGGGTGGTCCACGGGGTTCATGGCCACGCCGCGCACCCTGGGCCAGCAGTTCCTCTTGACGCGGAACTTGTGGTAGGCGTTGCCGGCCTTGAGCAGTGGCTTCTccgtcctgccgccgccggcgacctgccCGACCATGGCGCGGCAGTTGCTCTGCAGCAGCTTCTTGGCGCCGGACGGGAGCTTCACCCTGCATCCACGATCATATCgtttatttattacatcaaTTAGAATGATCGCACATCAATTCGAATGctgcatcatgcatgcatggtggtagatatatatataataacctGGTGGTGCCGTTGTCTGTGTTGTGGCTGATGACGATGGCGTAGTCGCCGGAGCAGCGCGCGAGGgcgccgcggtcgccgacgtGCCCCTCGACGTTGCAGACGACGGTCCCCTCGGGGAGCGTCCCGATCGGGAGGACGTTGCCGATGCTGaggtcggcgcggcggccgcagtAGATGGGCTGGCCGGTGTACATGCCCTCGGCGGCGATGAAGAGCTCCTTCTGCTGCCCGTAGCGGAAGGGGTGGCGGAAGGTGACGCGGGCGAGCGGGGCGCCGCGGCCGGGGTCGTGCACGATGTCGGTGACGAGGCCCTTGAGGTAGCCGCTGCGCTCGCCGACGTCAAGCGCGCGGAACCGGGCGGGGCCCTTGCGTTGGTGGGTGTGGGACTTGAACACCGACCCCGCCGCGCCCTTGCGCTGCGCGCGGATGACACGGCccatggaggaggcggcggcggcggcggcggcttgtcgATGATGGATCGGAGGACGCGGCCGGGGTTTTGGTGCACGAGTTTATACAGGTCAAATTTACACGGGCGGTTTCGTACGAGGCACGGAAGGGTTACGTTACCTGGCTGGGCCTGGCTGGCTGTCTCATTGGCGGCGTAGATCCGCCGCTGGGTAGTGGGTTTTGGGCTGTGAGCCGTCCGATCAGACGTGAGGATTGTTTATTATTAGAAACGGGGAGGCGCAAAGCGTGAGCACAACGTACGGTCTCGTGATGGAAATACGGGACGAGAGATAGGCACTAGGCAGTTGCTATCTTCAAATCTGAGGATTTTCCGATGCAAAACTGGTGTCATAAGATTTGCCGTCCAAATACTCTAAGGGTGGTGATTCCTTttgctttcctttcctttttggtTGAAGAGGAGATCTGTTGCTGGCTACTGGGACCAACGGCCCACCTCGGGGAGCCGAGATATAACTGGGCTGGACGTGAAAAGGTCGAAAGGGCTATCTACGATGGGCCTTCTTACCTTCGTCATATGAGTAAGTACGGGCCTTTTTCACATTTTCACCTACTACAGCAATCATTCAGCAATTCTCAGACCGACCAGTCAGAACACTCGACTAGCTGACTCTGCCGGCAGTCGCTACTCGCTACGCTCCGCCGCTGCTGACCAGTGTTCACCACCCAACCGGCACGAGGCGGGAGGACCAGGCGACCAGCAACGGCAGCGCGGCGCCCGCGCCGTCCCTGCGAAAGGCGCCGGCGCAGCCTTGCTGCccagccgcggcggccggcgccgtctGCAAAGCCCAAGATCGAAGCCGCTAACCACCCCCGTCGCCCACGAGATGCGCGCGCGCACCGGCCGCCCACCCTCTCTCGGCGCCCCCGCCGCAACGCGCTCTCCGGGTCGGTGCCGGCCGGCCGCACGCCGCAGCAGGACCGCGCCGCACGTTACGTATCCGACGGTGTGCCTCCCAGCTGCACGCCACTCCTCCCTCGTCCTCGCCCGCGAGGCCGGCGTCGCGCGCGCACGGCGCCCGCACGCGTATCTCCGCCTGGCCGCACGGTGTGGACGTGTACTTCAACTCGCTCGCCAGGCATGGCAGGTGGCGCTGGACCACCCACCCAGCGCCGCGCCGTACCATACCGTGTCCGTCCGCGGATCGGACCTTATCCGCGCggccgcacgcacgcacgcctccgcccgccgccggtgaccaAGCCCGGCCACTTGTCCGCGCCGAAGTCCACGCTCCTCTCGCACGCCGGCGGGTCCACGCTCCTCTGACACGCCGGCGGGCGCCGAATCGCCGGCGCGGGGCGGGAAGTCCACTACTGGCCTTCAATTCTCCGCCTCGCGCTGCTGCTAGATAATTTCGCGCGCGCGTGCCCGTCGTGTTCACACCACCCCGCCGTGCTTTCGCACGTTGCCGGAGTTCTTCCGTGCTGGGCTACGCGTCGCGTCGCACGCTTTACTCCGTCCGTCGTTGTTCTGCTTTGCATTGGCTTCGTCTCTTCGCCAAGTAGGGGTGCCAATTTGAGGTGTGTGAGAGGTGGCTGCACTGCTCCCTTTCCCGTCTCCTTTTCGAGTTCGGTCGTGCGCGTGGGCACGGAAAGTGCGTGCGCGCCCCCCAGTTGCGGCCGCATGTAGCTAGCCCGGCACTACCTGCACCGGGCCGCAGAGCACACTTGCATTGCATGGTGTGACAAAGATcaggaatttttatttttttaatacaaaATTATACTGTAATTATGAAATAATATCctgaaatttcaaaactataccccCTTTCGTCTGTCCAGCAGACAAAATCTAAATTTCG
The nucleotide sequence above comes from Panicum virgatum strain AP13 chromosome 3K, P.virgatum_v5, whole genome shotgun sequence. Encoded proteins:
- the LOC120700675 gene encoding 60S ribosomal protein L8-2-like — its product is MGRVIRAQRKGAAGSVFKSHTHQRKGPARFRALDVGERSGYLKGLVTDIVHDPGRGAPLARVTFRHPFRYGQQKELFIAAEGMYTGQPIYCGRRADLSIGNVLPIGTLPEGTVVCNVEGHVGDRGALARCSGDYAIVISHNTDNGTTRVKLPSGAKKLLQSNCRAMVGQVAGGGRTEKPLLKAGNAYHKFRVKRNCWPRVRGVAMNPVDHPHGGGNHQHIGHASTVRRDAPPGAKAGQIAARSTGRGRRGQAAVTAGKSML